The Canis lupus baileyi chromosome 11, mCanLup2.hap1, whole genome shotgun sequence genome includes a window with the following:
- the PNPLA5 gene encoding patatin-like phospholipase domain-containing protein 5 isoform X1, with protein MRCYEDEGSWNLSFSGAGFLGLYHVGVTRCFRERAPRLLQGARRIYGSSSGALNAVSIIADQSLDFCCSNLLGMVKHLEQLSLGIFHPAFAPIEHIRQQLQESLPPNIHILASQRLGISMTRWSDGRNIIVTNFATRNEVIQALICTVYFPFYCGIIPPEFRGERYIDGALSNHLPFSDSPSTITVSPFHGTVDICPQSTSANIHELNAFNASLQISTKNFFLGFSCLISPNSEVAADNCRQGYLDALRFLERRGLTKEPVLWMLVSKEPPAPADGSQDTGHNRGQEGGLSLNWAVPNVLVKDVPNFEQLSPELEAALQKACTRDASTWARFCRSRPGRALTYLLLPCTLPFEYIYFRSKRLVAWLPDMPADVWWMQGVLQSLAAEIYTRSKDQLLRLVSLPVTSPLQPGAAPLVDLAKDPRPPHQA; from the exons atGCGCTGCTACGAAGACGAGGGCAGCTGGAACCTGTCCTTCTCGGGCGCCGGCTTCCTGGGCCTCTACCACGTGGGCGTCACGCGCTGCTTCCGCGAGCGCGCCCCGCGCCTCCTCCAGGGCGCCCGCCGCATCTACGGCTCCTCGTCCGGGGCGCTCAACGCCGTCAGCATCATCGCGGACCAGTCGCTGG ATTTCTGCTGCTCCAATCTCCTGGGCATGGTCAAGCACTTGGAGCAGCTGAGCCTGGGCATCTTCCACCCCGCCTTCGCCCCCATTGAGCACATTAGGCAGCAGCTGCAGGAGAGCCTGCCCCCCAACATTCACATCCTGGCCTCCCAGCGGCTGGGCATCTCCATGACCCGCTGGTCGGATGGCCGCAACATCATTGTCACCAACTTCGCAACCCGCAATGAAGTCATCCAG GCTCTGATCTGCACCGTGTACTTTCCTTTCTATTGTGGGATAATTCCCCCCGAATTCAGAGGGGAG CGCTACATCGATGGGGCTCTGAGCAACCACCTTCCCTTTTCGGACTCGCCCTCCACAATCACCGTGTCCCCTTTCCATGGGACGGTGGACATCTGCCCCCAGAGCACCTCGGCCAACATACATGAGCTGAATGCCTTCAATGCCAGTCTCCAGATCTCCACCAAGAACTTCTTCCTGGGGTTCAGTTGCCTCATATCCCCCAACTCTGAG GTAGCAGCGGACAACTGCAGACAAGGTTACCTGGATGCCCTCAGGTTCCTGGAGAGACGCG GACTTACAAAGGAGCCAGTGCTTTGGATGCTGGTGTCTAAGGAGCCTCCAGCCCCAGCTGATGGGAGCCAGGACACCGGCCACAACAGAGGCCAGGAGGGGGGCCTGTCTCTCAACTGGGCGGTGCCCAATGTGCTGGTCAAGGACGTGCCCAACTTTGAGCAGCTCTCACCAGAGCTGGAGGCTG CACTGCAGAAGGCATGTACGAGAGACGCCAGCACCTGGGCCCGCTTCTGCCGGTCGAGGCCCGGCCGGGCACTGACCTACTTGCTGCTGCCCTGCACACTACCCTTCGAGTACATTTACTTCCGGAGCAAAAG GCTGGTGGCGTGGCTGCCCGATATGCCAGCCGACGTGTGGTGGATGCAGGGCGTGCTGCAGAGCTTGGCTGCTGAGATCTACACCAGGTCAAAGGACCAACTCCTCAGGCTGGTCAG CCTGCCGGTCACCAGCCCCCTCCAGCCTGGGGCAGCTCCTCTCGTGGACCTGGCCAAGGATCCCAGACCTCCCCATCAGGCCTGA
- the PNPLA5 gene encoding patatin-like phospholipase domain-containing protein 5 isoform X3: MRCYEDEGSWNLSFSGAGFLGLYHVGVTRCFRERAPRLLQGARRIYGSSSGALNAVSIIADQSLDFCCSNLLGMVKHLEQLSLGIFHPAFAPIEHIRQQLQESLPPNIHILASQRLGISMTRWSDGRNIIVTNFATRNEVIQALICTVYFPFYCGIIPPEFRGEVAADNCRQGYLDALRFLERRGLTKEPVLWMLVSKEPPAPADGSQDTGHNRGQEGGLSLNWAVPNVLVKDVPNFEQLSPELEAALQKACTRDASTWARFCRSRPGRALTYLLLPCTLPFEYIYFRSKRLVAWLPDMPADVWWMQGVLQSLAAEIYTRSKDQLLRLVSLPVTSPLQPGAAPLVDLAKDPRPPHQA; encoded by the exons atGCGCTGCTACGAAGACGAGGGCAGCTGGAACCTGTCCTTCTCGGGCGCCGGCTTCCTGGGCCTCTACCACGTGGGCGTCACGCGCTGCTTCCGCGAGCGCGCCCCGCGCCTCCTCCAGGGCGCCCGCCGCATCTACGGCTCCTCGTCCGGGGCGCTCAACGCCGTCAGCATCATCGCGGACCAGTCGCTGG ATTTCTGCTGCTCCAATCTCCTGGGCATGGTCAAGCACTTGGAGCAGCTGAGCCTGGGCATCTTCCACCCCGCCTTCGCCCCCATTGAGCACATTAGGCAGCAGCTGCAGGAGAGCCTGCCCCCCAACATTCACATCCTGGCCTCCCAGCGGCTGGGCATCTCCATGACCCGCTGGTCGGATGGCCGCAACATCATTGTCACCAACTTCGCAACCCGCAATGAAGTCATCCAG GCTCTGATCTGCACCGTGTACTTTCCTTTCTATTGTGGGATAATTCCCCCCGAATTCAGAGGGGAG GTAGCAGCGGACAACTGCAGACAAGGTTACCTGGATGCCCTCAGGTTCCTGGAGAGACGCG GACTTACAAAGGAGCCAGTGCTTTGGATGCTGGTGTCTAAGGAGCCTCCAGCCCCAGCTGATGGGAGCCAGGACACCGGCCACAACAGAGGCCAGGAGGGGGGCCTGTCTCTCAACTGGGCGGTGCCCAATGTGCTGGTCAAGGACGTGCCCAACTTTGAGCAGCTCTCACCAGAGCTGGAGGCTG CACTGCAGAAGGCATGTACGAGAGACGCCAGCACCTGGGCCCGCTTCTGCCGGTCGAGGCCCGGCCGGGCACTGACCTACTTGCTGCTGCCCTGCACACTACCCTTCGAGTACATTTACTTCCGGAGCAAAAG GCTGGTGGCGTGGCTGCCCGATATGCCAGCCGACGTGTGGTGGATGCAGGGCGTGCTGCAGAGCTTGGCTGCTGAGATCTACACCAGGTCAAAGGACCAACTCCTCAGGCTGGTCAG CCTGCCGGTCACCAGCCCCCTCCAGCCTGGGGCAGCTCCTCTCGTGGACCTGGCCAAGGATCCCAGACCTCCCCATCAGGCCTGA
- the PNPLA5 gene encoding patatin-like phospholipase domain-containing protein 5 isoform X2: protein MRCYEDEGSWNLSFSGAGFLGLYHVGVTRCFRERAPRLLQGARRIYGSSSGALNAVSIIADQSLDFCCSNLLGMVKHLEQLSLGIFHPAFAPIEHIRQQLQESLPPNIHILASQRLGISMTRWSDGRNIIVTNFATRNEVIQALICTVYFPFYCGIIPPEFRGERYIDGALSNHLPFSDSPSTITVSPFHGTVDICPQSTSANIHELNAFNASLQISTKNFFLGFSCLISPNSEVAADNCRQGYLDALRFLERRALQKACTRDASTWARFCRSRPGRALTYLLLPCTLPFEYIYFRSKRLVAWLPDMPADVWWMQGVLQSLAAEIYTRSKDQLLRLVSLPVTSPLQPGAAPLVDLAKDPRPPHQA from the exons atGCGCTGCTACGAAGACGAGGGCAGCTGGAACCTGTCCTTCTCGGGCGCCGGCTTCCTGGGCCTCTACCACGTGGGCGTCACGCGCTGCTTCCGCGAGCGCGCCCCGCGCCTCCTCCAGGGCGCCCGCCGCATCTACGGCTCCTCGTCCGGGGCGCTCAACGCCGTCAGCATCATCGCGGACCAGTCGCTGG ATTTCTGCTGCTCCAATCTCCTGGGCATGGTCAAGCACTTGGAGCAGCTGAGCCTGGGCATCTTCCACCCCGCCTTCGCCCCCATTGAGCACATTAGGCAGCAGCTGCAGGAGAGCCTGCCCCCCAACATTCACATCCTGGCCTCCCAGCGGCTGGGCATCTCCATGACCCGCTGGTCGGATGGCCGCAACATCATTGTCACCAACTTCGCAACCCGCAATGAAGTCATCCAG GCTCTGATCTGCACCGTGTACTTTCCTTTCTATTGTGGGATAATTCCCCCCGAATTCAGAGGGGAG CGCTACATCGATGGGGCTCTGAGCAACCACCTTCCCTTTTCGGACTCGCCCTCCACAATCACCGTGTCCCCTTTCCATGGGACGGTGGACATCTGCCCCCAGAGCACCTCGGCCAACATACATGAGCTGAATGCCTTCAATGCCAGTCTCCAGATCTCCACCAAGAACTTCTTCCTGGGGTTCAGTTGCCTCATATCCCCCAACTCTGAG GTAGCAGCGGACAACTGCAGACAAGGTTACCTGGATGCCCTCAGGTTCCTGGAGAGACGCG CACTGCAGAAGGCATGTACGAGAGACGCCAGCACCTGGGCCCGCTTCTGCCGGTCGAGGCCCGGCCGGGCACTGACCTACTTGCTGCTGCCCTGCACACTACCCTTCGAGTACATTTACTTCCGGAGCAAAAG GCTGGTGGCGTGGCTGCCCGATATGCCAGCCGACGTGTGGTGGATGCAGGGCGTGCTGCAGAGCTTGGCTGCTGAGATCTACACCAGGTCAAAGGACCAACTCCTCAGGCTGGTCAG CCTGCCGGTCACCAGCCCCCTCCAGCCTGGGGCAGCTCCTCTCGTGGACCTGGCCAAGGATCCCAGACCTCCCCATCAGGCCTGA